The following coding sequences lie in one Xanthomonas hyacinthi genomic window:
- a CDS encoding pseudouridine synthase, with amino-acid sequence MSTRLNKHIAETGYCSRREADRLIAARRVTVNGRPGGVGAVVGEGDEVQVDGQPLRARAKLKSGRRHVYIALNKPVGVTCTTEREVKGNIVDFVGHEQRIFPVGRLDKESEGLILMTSNGDIVNEILRAENRHQKEYLVAVNKPVTDEFLRGMARGVRVHNETTLPCRTARIAKFGFRIVLEQGLNRQIRLMAAAFDYRVTQLRRVRIDNIKLGALKPGQWRNLAEQELRGLLPQRDAF; translated from the coding sequence ATGTCCACCCGCCTCAACAAGCACATCGCCGAAACCGGCTACTGTTCGCGCCGCGAGGCCGACCGCCTGATCGCCGCGCGCCGCGTCACCGTCAACGGCCGGCCCGGCGGGGTCGGCGCGGTGGTGGGCGAGGGCGACGAGGTGCAGGTCGATGGACAGCCGCTGCGCGCGCGCGCCAAGCTCAAATCCGGCCGCCGCCACGTCTATATCGCGCTGAACAAGCCGGTCGGGGTGACTTGCACCACCGAGCGCGAGGTCAAGGGCAACATCGTCGATTTCGTCGGCCACGAGCAGCGCATCTTCCCGGTCGGGCGCCTGGACAAGGAGTCCGAGGGGCTGATCCTGATGACCAGCAACGGCGACATCGTCAACGAGATCCTGCGCGCGGAGAACCGCCACCAGAAGGAATACCTGGTGGCGGTGAACAAGCCGGTCACGGACGAATTCCTGCGCGGCATGGCGCGCGGGGTGCGCGTGCACAACGAGACCACGCTGCCGTGCCGCACCGCGCGCATCGCCAAGTTCGGCTTCCGCATCGTGCTCGAGCAGGGCCTGAACCGGCAGATCCGGCTGATGGCCGCCGCGTTCGACTACCGCGTCACCCAACTGCGCCGGGTGCGCATCGACAACATCAAGCTCGGCGCGCTGAAGCCGGGCCAGTGGCGCAACCTCGCCGAGCAGGAGCTGCGCGGCCTGCTGCCGCAACGCGATGCGTTCTGA
- a CDS encoding RNA-binding S4 domain-containing protein, with protein MQTIDLQLESDYVELKHLLKLTGVCDSGGAAKTVISEGQVRVDGEVELRKACKIHAGQVVALDEVQIRVIGKV; from the coding sequence ATGCAGACCATCGATCTCCAGTTAGAAAGCGACTACGTCGAACTCAAGCACCTGCTGAAACTGACCGGCGTGTGCGACAGCGGCGGCGCGGCCAAGACCGTGATCAGCGAAGGCCAGGTGCGCGTGGACGGCGAAGTCGAGCTGCGCAAGGCCTGCAAGATCCACGCGGGCCAGGTGGTCGCGCTGGACGAGGTGCAGATCCGGGTGATCGGCAAGGTATGA
- a CDS encoding DEAD/DEAH box helicase has product MSQDTPAPLLFADLGLSPAVMKAVADIGYESPSPIQAATIPALLTGRDLLGQAQTGTGKTAAFALPILSRLDFNQRKPQALVLAPTRELAIQVAEAFHRYAGAIPGFQVLPVYGGQPYVQQLSALKRGVHVVVGTPGRVIDHLERGTLDLSELRTLVLDEADEMLRMGFIDDVEAVLKKLPASRQVALFSATMPTAIKRIAQTYLNDPAEVIIASKTTTSANVRQRYWAVSGLHKLDALTRILEVEPFDAMIVFARTKAATDELAQKLQARGLAAAAINGDIQQSQRERVIQQLKDGKLDILVATDVAARGLDVERISHVLNYDIPYDTESYVHRIGRTGRAGRSGEAILFVSPREKGMLRAIERATRQPIEEMQLPSVDAVNDQRVTRFMEKISETIASGGIDTYRDLLQRFETEKNVPMVEVAAALARLLQGDTPLLLAPERARAPQGERFERPGAERRERADRGERTERPKFEPKFDREARPPRRDEGARAPRAPRPAAAAQGPDFDYQRDVGSFEAPRRDKAPKAPRGEPEVGMESYRIEVGHQHGVKPANIVGAIANEAGLESKYIGRIDIHDDHSVLDLPADMPRELLTHLKKVWVSGQQLQMRRLDGDDAGAGTPFKPKFARAAGKPGGRPNAAGPRPAGAATRIADRAGERPPRKGPPKR; this is encoded by the coding sequence ATGTCCCAAGATACCCCCGCGCCGCTGCTGTTCGCAGATCTCGGCCTCTCGCCTGCTGTGATGAAGGCCGTGGCCGATATCGGCTACGAGTCCCCGTCGCCGATCCAGGCCGCCACCATCCCCGCGCTGCTGACCGGCCGCGACCTGCTCGGCCAGGCCCAGACCGGTACCGGCAAGACCGCCGCGTTCGCGCTGCCGATCCTGTCGCGGCTGGACTTCAACCAGCGCAAGCCGCAGGCGCTGGTGCTGGCGCCGACCCGCGAGCTGGCGATCCAGGTCGCCGAGGCGTTCCATCGCTACGCCGGCGCGATCCCCGGCTTCCAGGTGCTGCCGGTGTACGGCGGCCAGCCCTACGTGCAGCAGCTGTCGGCGCTCAAGCGCGGCGTGCACGTGGTGGTGGGCACCCCCGGGCGGGTCATCGACCACCTCGAGCGCGGCACCCTGGACCTGTCCGAGCTGCGCACGCTGGTGCTCGACGAGGCCGACGAGATGCTGCGCATGGGCTTCATCGACGACGTCGAGGCGGTGCTGAAGAAGCTGCCGGCCTCGCGCCAGGTGGCGCTGTTCTCGGCGACCATGCCGACCGCGATCAAGCGCATCGCGCAGACCTATCTGAACGATCCGGCCGAAGTCATCATCGCCTCCAAGACCACCACGTCGGCGAATGTCCGCCAGCGTTACTGGGCGGTCAGCGGCCTGCACAAGCTCGATGCGCTGACCCGCATCCTGGAAGTGGAACCGTTCGACGCGATGATCGTGTTCGCGCGTACCAAGGCGGCCACCGACGAGCTGGCGCAGAAGCTGCAGGCGCGCGGCCTGGCCGCTGCGGCGATCAACGGCGACATCCAGCAGTCGCAGCGCGAGCGGGTGATCCAGCAGCTCAAGGACGGCAAGCTCGACATCCTGGTCGCCACCGACGTGGCCGCGCGCGGCCTGGACGTGGAGCGGATCAGCCACGTGCTGAACTACGACATCCCGTACGACACCGAAAGCTACGTGCACCGCATCGGCCGCACCGGCCGCGCCGGCCGCAGCGGCGAGGCGATCCTGTTCGTCAGCCCGCGCGAGAAGGGCATGCTGCGCGCGATCGAGCGCGCCACCCGGCAGCCGATCGAAGAGATGCAGCTGCCGAGCGTGGACGCGGTCAACGACCAGCGCGTGACCCGCTTCATGGAGAAGATCAGCGAGACCATCGCCAGCGGCGGCATCGACACCTACCGCGATCTGTTGCAGCGCTTCGAGACCGAGAAGAACGTGCCGATGGTCGAAGTGGCCGCGGCGCTGGCGCGCCTGCTGCAGGGCGACACGCCGCTGCTGCTGGCGCCGGAGCGCGCCCGCGCGCCGCAGGGCGAGCGTTTCGAGCGGCCCGGCGCCGAGCGCCGCGAGCGCGCCGACCGCGGCGAGCGCACGGAGCGTCCCAAGTTCGAGCCGAAGTTCGACCGCGAGGCGCGCCCGCCGCGCCGCGACGAGGGCGCGCGCGCGCCGCGTGCGCCGCGTCCCGCGGCGGCCGCGCAGGGACCGGACTTCGACTACCAGCGCGACGTCGGCAGCTTCGAGGCGCCGCGCCGCGACAAGGCGCCGAAGGCGCCGCGCGGCGAGCCGGAAGTGGGCATGGAGAGCTACCGCATCGAGGTCGGCCACCAGCACGGGGTCAAGCCGGCCAACATCGTCGGCGCGATCGCCAACGAGGCCGGCCTGGAGAGCAAGTACATCGGCCGCATCGACATCCACGACGACCATTCGGTGCTGGACCTGCCGGCGGACATGCCGCGCGAGCTGCTGACCCACCTGAAGAAGGTCTGGGTCTCCGGCCAGCAACTGCAGATGCGCAGGCTCGACGGCGACGATGCCGGCGCCGGCACGCCGTTCAAGCCGAAGTTCGCGCGTGCCGCCGGCAAGCCCGGCGGCCGACCGAACGCGGCCGGTCCGCGCCCGGCCGGCGCCGCCACGCGCATCGCCGACCGCGCCGGCGAGCGCCCGCCGCGCAAGGGTCCGCCGAAGCGCTGA
- a CDS encoding DMT family transporter, which translates to MPLHPTSKAQLQIHFCVLLWGITAILGKLITLPALPLVWWRMLMVVAALALLPRVWRGLAALTPKLALGYAVVGALVGLHWLTFYGAIKLANASVAATCIALAPVFTAVIEPWVAKRPFRPSELAFGLAVLPGVALVVGGVPDGMRAGVAVGAVSALFVAAFGSLNKRLVDHADPLTVTAVELGAGTLTLTALAPLLPFVLPALSGPLLVLPSLHDTLLLLALALLCTLLPFALALVALRRLSAYAVQLVTNLEPVYAIVFAIVLLDEQKQLTARFYLGVAVILGAVFLHPLLTRSKSVQHPELLATCDAKNALE; encoded by the coding sequence TCACCCTGCCGGCGCTGCCGCTGGTGTGGTGGCGGATGCTGATGGTGGTGGCGGCGCTGGCGCTGCTGCCGCGGGTGTGGCGCGGGCTGGCCGCGTTGACGCCGAAGCTGGCGCTCGGCTACGCCGTGGTCGGCGCGCTGGTCGGCCTGCACTGGCTGACCTTCTACGGCGCGATCAAGCTGGCCAACGCCTCGGTGGCGGCGACCTGCATCGCCCTGGCGCCGGTGTTCACCGCGGTGATCGAGCCGTGGGTGGCCAAGCGCCCGTTCCGTCCCAGCGAACTGGCGTTCGGCCTGGCGGTGCTGCCGGGCGTGGCCCTGGTGGTCGGCGGCGTGCCCGACGGGATGCGCGCCGGCGTCGCGGTCGGTGCGGTGTCGGCGCTGTTCGTGGCCGCGTTCGGCTCGCTCAACAAGCGCCTGGTCGACCATGCCGACCCGCTGACCGTGACCGCCGTGGAACTGGGCGCCGGCACCCTGACCCTGACCGCGCTGGCGCCGCTGCTGCCGTTCGTGCTGCCGGCGCTGAGCGGCCCGCTGCTGGTGCTGCCGAGCCTGCACGACACCCTGCTGCTGCTGGCCCTGGCGCTGCTGTGCACGCTGCTGCCGTTCGCGCTGGCGCTGGTCGCACTGCGCCGCCTCAGCGCCTACGCGGTGCAGCTGGTGACCAACCTGGAGCCGGTCTACGCGATCGTGTTCGCGATCGTGCTGCTGGACGAACAAAAACAACTCACCGCGCGGTTCTACCTCGGCGTGGCGGTGATCCTGGGCGCGGTGTTCCTGCATCCGCTGCTGACCCGCAGCAAGTCGGTGCAGCACCCGGAACTGCTGGCGACCTGCGACGCCAAGAACGCGCTGGAGTGA